The following coding sequences lie in one Thermomicrobium sp. 4228-Ro genomic window:
- the tsaD gene encoding tRNA (adenosine(37)-N6)-threonylcarbamoyltransferase complex transferase subunit TsaD yields the protein MIILGIETSCDETAAAVVRDGRFVLSNIIRSQVDLHERYGGVVPELASRRHVTAIVPVLDLALEEAGVGPSSIDAIAVTEGPGLAGSLLVGINVAKTLAFVWNKPLIPVNHLEGHIYANWLTLPGQEEVPEPTFPLVCLIVSGGHTELVLMRGHGDYVLLGRTLDDAAGEAFDKAARVLGLGFPGGPAIQRAAAQGRPGRFQLPRAWLGDSYDFSFSGLKTALLRILEHYQRRPQRRVAKQEPFPEYVAPEYGPNVPIADLAAEFQAAVVEVLAEKTARAAREFGATMVLLAGGVAANAALRQYLSEISPVPVRYPPPILCTDNAAMIAGAAYYLAQRGVRAGLDLDVQAQLPLVTRTLLQAASLREA from the coding sequence GTGATCATCCTGGGTATCGAGACGTCTTGCGACGAAACGGCAGCGGCAGTCGTCCGCGACGGACGATTCGTGCTGTCCAACATCATCCGCTCGCAGGTCGACCTCCACGAGCGGTACGGTGGTGTGGTACCCGAGCTCGCCTCGCGCCGGCACGTGACGGCGATCGTGCCGGTCCTCGACCTGGCACTGGAAGAAGCCGGGGTGGGACCGTCCTCGATCGACGCGATCGCCGTCACCGAAGGTCCAGGCCTTGCTGGCTCGCTTCTCGTCGGGATCAACGTCGCCAAGACGCTCGCTTTCGTCTGGAACAAGCCGCTCATTCCGGTGAATCACCTGGAAGGTCATATCTACGCGAACTGGCTCACCTTGCCGGGGCAGGAGGAAGTACCGGAACCGACCTTTCCGCTCGTCTGCCTGATCGTCTCCGGTGGGCACACCGAACTCGTCCTGATGCGCGGCCATGGGGACTACGTACTGCTCGGCCGAACGCTCGACGACGCGGCGGGCGAGGCATTCGATAAGGCCGCGCGTGTCCTCGGTCTCGGCTTTCCCGGTGGTCCGGCGATCCAGCGGGCGGCAGCCCAAGGGCGTCCTGGACGGTTCCAGCTGCCCCGGGCCTGGCTCGGCGACAGCTACGACTTCAGCTTCAGCGGGCTCAAGACAGCGCTGCTGCGCATCCTCGAGCACTATCAGCGCCGGCCGCAGCGACGGGTCGCCAAGCAGGAGCCGTTTCCCGAGTACGTGGCGCCCGAATACGGACCCAACGTCCCGATCGCGGATCTCGCAGCCGAATTCCAGGCTGCGGTCGTCGAGGTGTTGGCTGAGAAGACAGCTCGTGCTGCCCGTGAGTTCGGTGCGACGATGGTCCTTTTGGCGGGCGGTGTGGCGGCCAACGCCGCGCTGCGCCAGTACTTGAGCGAAATCAGCCCGGTGCCGGTCCGCTATCCGCCGCCGATCCTCTGTACCGACAACGCGGCGATGATCGCCGGTGCTGCGTACTACCTGGCTCAGCGTGGCGTCCGCGCTGGACTGGATCTCGACGTACAGGCCCAGCTCCCACTGGTGACGCGCACCCTGCTTCAGGCAGCATCCCTGCGAGAGGCGTAG
- a CDS encoding anthranilate synthase component II, with the protein MILVIDNYDSFTYNLVQYLAELGAELVVRRNDQVTVEEIEALEPDGIVISPGPCTPGEAGVSVPAIERFAGRVPILGVCLGHQAIGAAYGARIVRAPRLMHGKTSRIQHDGQGVFTGLPNPFTATRYHSLVIDEATLPNELTVTARSEDGVIMGIRDRSGLVEGVQFHPESILTTVGKDLLRNFLHSVEVHRRTHATARGGVR; encoded by the coding sequence ATGATCCTGGTCATCGACAACTACGATTCGTTCACGTACAACCTCGTGCAGTACCTCGCGGAACTCGGTGCTGAGCTGGTCGTACGCCGTAACGACCAGGTGACGGTCGAGGAGATCGAGGCACTGGAACCGGACGGCATCGTGATCTCGCCCGGACCGTGTACGCCGGGTGAGGCTGGAGTCTCCGTCCCGGCGATCGAGCGCTTCGCTGGTCGGGTTCCGATTCTCGGCGTCTGCCTCGGGCACCAGGCGATTGGCGCCGCCTATGGTGCACGCATTGTCCGGGCTCCGCGCCTGATGCACGGGAAGACCAGCCGCATTCAGCACGATGGGCAGGGGGTTTTCACCGGACTTCCCAATCCCTTCACAGCCACGCGCTATCACTCGCTCGTCATCGACGAGGCGACGCTCCCGAACGAGCTGACCGTCACTGCCCGGAGCGAGGACGGTGTCATCATGGGCATTCGTGACCGTTCCGGGCTCGTCGAAGGCGTCCAGTTCCATCCGGAGTCGATCCTGACGACGGTCGGGAAGGATCTCCTCCGGAACTTTCTCCACAGCGTGGAAGTGCACCGGCGCACGCACGCGACGGCGCGGGGAGGTGTGCGATGA
- the rimI gene encoding ribosomal protein S18-alanine N-acetyltransferase, protein MVRQSGAEPQSEVRQYVLAPMRSDDVPEVSRLERRCFTNPWPESAYYRELREPDRNYYIVLRWQASGAESEPEPVVTGGPLARLFRPVRPRTSPHPIVGFAGMWVIYGEAHVTTIAVAPEHRRLGLGEVLFLTLISEAIRRGAEFVTLEVRVSNTAAQGLYTKYGFTQRGVRPRYYSDNLEDAYIMTSPPLRDPAYRQQLLQLRDQLLARLAAEGIEILEEAA, encoded by the coding sequence ATGGTCCGGCAATCGGGCGCCGAGCCGCAGAGCGAGGTGCGGCAGTATGTACTGGCGCCGATGCGGAGCGACGACGTTCCCGAAGTCTCGCGACTCGAGCGACGATGCTTCACCAATCCCTGGCCGGAATCGGCGTATTACCGGGAGTTGCGCGAACCGGACCGAAATTACTACATCGTCTTGCGCTGGCAAGCGAGTGGAGCGGAGAGCGAGCCGGAGCCTGTCGTTACCGGCGGTCCCCTCGCGCGACTGTTCCGCCCGGTGCGCCCGCGGACGAGTCCCCATCCGATCGTCGGGTTCGCGGGGATGTGGGTGATCTACGGTGAGGCGCACGTCACGACGATCGCGGTGGCACCGGAGCACCGTCGGCTCGGTCTCGGCGAAGTGCTCTTCCTGACGCTCATCAGCGAGGCGATCCGGCGCGGTGCCGAGTTCGTGACGCTCGAGGTCCGCGTCTCGAACACGGCGGCGCAGGGGCTCTACACGAAATACGGGTTCACCCAGCGCGGTGTGCGCCCTCGCTATTACAGCGACAACCTGGAGGACGCGTACATCATGACGTCGCCGCCGTTGCGTGATCCGGCCTACCGCCAGCAGCTGCTGCAGCTGCGGGACCAGCTCCTGGCACGGCTGGCGGCGGAAGGAATCGAGATCCTGGAGGAGGCGGCGTGA
- the trpE gene encoding anthranilate synthase component I: MSTTTLIRSSPQRYRPSFEEVAALAQQATVIPVYRELDADLETPVSAFLKVAQGPYAFLLESVEGGERLARYSFIGTDPFLVVELDDGIARLRSTGVRETLAASALAPFGGADYYGHPAQEQRVAFEDPLRFLADLLGRYRTVHLPDMPRFLGGAVGYLGYETIRYFEPRVPAAPQDTLGLPDAVFLFVDSMLVFDHLERTIAVVSHVHVADGMPLERAYAEAVERIERLVDRLRRQSVVPVGNGPVDPATVEQRVRPHLDRATYVGMVERAKEYIAAGDIIQVVLSQRQEVETGAHPFTIYRALRRINPSPYMYYLRFGDDVLIGASPEMLVRVDGRILSTHPIAGTRRRGRTPEEDAALAEELATDEKERAEHIMLVDLARNDIGRVAAPGTVHVPRLMTVERFSHVMHLVSEVTGVLCDDLSALDALRSCFPAGTVSGAPKIRAMEIIAELEQEQRGPYAGAVGYVDFSGNLDTAITLRTIVMRGQQAFLQAGAGIVADSVPEREHQECHHKMRALIRAIEHAEQMEREQRGSTV, encoded by the coding sequence ATGTCGACAACGACGCTGATTCGCTCCTCGCCGCAGCGCTATCGGCCATCGTTCGAGGAAGTCGCAGCGCTCGCCCAGCAGGCGACCGTGATACCCGTCTATCGTGAGCTCGACGCCGATCTGGAAACCCCCGTTTCCGCGTTCCTCAAAGTCGCCCAGGGGCCGTATGCCTTCCTCCTCGAGAGCGTCGAAGGCGGCGAGCGGCTCGCCCGGTACTCGTTCATCGGCACTGATCCGTTTCTGGTGGTCGAGCTGGATGACGGGATCGCTCGACTGCGGAGTACCGGGGTACGCGAGACGCTCGCTGCCTCGGCTCTGGCACCGTTCGGGGGGGCGGATTACTACGGGCATCCTGCTCAGGAGCAGCGGGTCGCGTTCGAGGATCCCCTGCGTTTCCTTGCGGACCTGCTCGGGCGGTATCGGACGGTGCATCTGCCCGATATGCCCCGTTTCCTCGGTGGAGCCGTCGGCTACCTCGGCTACGAGACGATCCGCTACTTCGAACCGCGTGTTCCGGCTGCACCGCAGGATACGCTGGGTCTGCCGGACGCGGTCTTTCTCTTTGTCGATTCGATGCTCGTCTTCGATCACCTCGAGCGGACGATCGCTGTCGTGAGCCACGTGCATGTGGCGGACGGCATGCCGCTCGAGCGGGCGTATGCCGAGGCAGTCGAGCGGATCGAACGGCTGGTCGATCGGTTGCGCCGGCAGTCGGTCGTGCCGGTCGGCAACGGGCCGGTGGATCCGGCGACAGTCGAGCAGCGTGTACGGCCGCACCTCGACCGAGCGACGTACGTCGGAATGGTCGAACGCGCCAAGGAGTACATCGCCGCGGGCGACATCATCCAGGTCGTGCTTTCCCAGCGGCAGGAGGTAGAGACGGGAGCGCACCCGTTCACGATCTACCGGGCACTACGACGCATCAACCCGTCGCCGTATATGTACTACCTCCGCTTCGGTGACGATGTACTGATCGGTGCGTCGCCGGAGATGCTCGTCCGGGTCGATGGACGGATCCTCTCGACCCATCCCATCGCCGGGACGCGGCGCCGTGGTCGGACTCCGGAGGAAGACGCGGCCCTCGCGGAGGAGCTCGCGACCGACGAGAAGGAGCGGGCCGAGCACATCATGCTCGTCGACCTGGCGCGGAACGACATCGGCCGCGTCGCGGCACCCGGAACGGTGCACGTGCCGCGCTTGATGACCGTCGAGCGTTTCAGCCACGTGATGCATCTGGTGAGCGAAGTGACGGGCGTCCTGTGCGACGACCTTTCGGCACTGGATGCCTTGCGCAGCTGTTTCCCAGCCGGAACGGTGAGCGGTGCACCGAAGATTCGTGCGATGGAGATCATCGCGGAACTGGAGCAGGAGCAGCGCGGCCCATATGCTGGCGCGGTCGGATACGTCGATTTCAGTGGCAACTTGGATACGGCGATCACGCTCCGGACGATCGTGATGCGGGGGCAACAGGCTTTCCTCCAGGCGGGAGCTGGAATCGTCGCGGATAGTGTGCCGGAACGCGAGCACCAGGAATGCCACCACAAGATGCGCGCGCTGATACGGGCGATCGAGCATGCCGAGCAGATGGAACGCGAACAACGGGGGAGCACGGTATGA
- the hisH gene encoding imidazole glycerol phosphate synthase subunit HisH, with amino-acid sequence MKIVVVDYGAGNLASVVNALERVGAPAFVSRDPAALAEADGVIVPGVGAAADTMRHLSELGFVSSLRSIIANGIPFLGICMGLQVLLEVSYEGGEHRCLGVVPGVVRRLPESVTVPHMGWNEVLLRRPHPLFAGIPDSTDFYFVHSFYADPSDDAWILGETDYGVRFASVLARGNVMATQFHPEKSGQWGLRLLANFVAIVERTRQGMAVEASA; translated from the coding sequence ATGAAGATCGTTGTCGTCGACTACGGAGCCGGGAACTTAGCGAGCGTGGTCAACGCGCTCGAGCGGGTCGGTGCTCCGGCCTTCGTGAGTCGGGATCCGGCAGCACTCGCTGAGGCCGATGGCGTCATCGTGCCGGGCGTCGGTGCCGCTGCCGACACGATGCGGCATCTCAGCGAGCTCGGTTTCGTTTCGAGCTTGCGATCCATCATCGCGAACGGTATCCCGTTCCTCGGTATCTGCATGGGGTTGCAGGTGCTCCTCGAAGTGAGTTACGAGGGTGGCGAGCACCGTTGTCTCGGTGTCGTACCCGGAGTCGTGCGTCGTTTGCCCGAGTCCGTCACGGTGCCGCACATGGGTTGGAACGAGGTTCTGCTGCGTCGGCCGCACCCGCTCTTCGCGGGTATTCCGGATAGCACGGATTTCTACTTCGTCCACTCGTTCTACGCTGATCCGAGCGACGACGCGTGGATTCTCGGCGAGACCGACTACGGCGTGCGCTTCGCCAGTGTTCTCGCCCGGGGGAACGTGATGGCCACGCAGTTCCATCCGGAAAAGAGCGGGCAATGGGGGCTGCGTTTGCTCGCGAACTTCGTCGCGATCGTCGAGCGCACCCGGCAGGGCATGGCGGTGGAGGCCAGTGCGTGA
- the hisF gene encoding imidazole glycerol phosphate synthase subunit HisF has translation MLKRRIIPCLDVTAGRVVKGVRFQELRDAGDPVELAARYDAEGADELVFLDITASAEGRDTMVEVVRRTAKEVFIPLTVGGGVRTPDDMYRLLRAGADKVSVNTAAVQNPELIRVCAQRFGNQCVVLAIDARRRADGVWEVYTHGGRKPTGLDAVAWARRGVELGAGEILLTSMDTDGTQSGYDLELLRAVVDAVPVPVIASGGAGTLEHLYQAFTVGGAHAVLAASIFHYGHYSIADAKRYLAERGVPVRQTAPPA, from the coding sequence ATGCTGAAGCGACGGATCATCCCTTGTCTCGACGTCACTGCTGGGCGGGTCGTGAAGGGTGTGCGCTTCCAGGAACTCCGTGACGCCGGTGATCCGGTGGAACTGGCTGCTCGCTACGATGCGGAGGGGGCCGACGAGCTCGTGTTTCTCGACATCACGGCCTCGGCCGAGGGGCGCGACACGATGGTCGAGGTGGTGCGGCGGACAGCCAAGGAAGTGTTCATCCCGCTGACCGTCGGTGGTGGCGTACGGACTCCCGACGATATGTACCGCCTGCTGCGGGCAGGTGCTGATAAGGTCAGCGTGAACACCGCGGCAGTACAGAATCCTGAGTTGATCCGGGTGTGCGCACAGCGTTTCGGGAATCAGTGCGTCGTCCTCGCGATCGATGCACGGCGACGCGCGGACGGTGTCTGGGAGGTCTACACGCACGGTGGGCGCAAGCCGACCGGTCTCGATGCGGTCGCATGGGCCCGCCGTGGTGTCGAGCTCGGAGCGGGCGAGATCCTGTTGACCAGCATGGATACCGATGGAACGCAGAGCGGGTACGATCTCGAACTCCTGCGGGCAGTCGTCGACGCGGTACCTGTTCCCGTGATCGCCTCGGGTGGTGCCGGTACACTCGAGCACCTGTACCAGGCGTTCACGGTCGGCGGCGCACATGCAGTGCTCGCGGCCTCGATCTTCCACTACGGTCACTACTCCATCGCCGATGCGAAACGCTATCTCGCCGAGCGTGGTGTGCCGGTACGGCAAACCGCTCCACCGGCTTGA
- a CDS encoding histone deacetylase — MTTYSLTALVTSRIFLEHETGDHPERPERLEAIFRYLERTGRLDDRRVIEPDPADEETIALVHDRAYIEELRAFAARGGGWLDADTVVSPRSFEVARLAVGAAVHAVDLVLRGEVPRAFALVRPPGHHAEPDRGMGFCLFNNIAVAAAWALQHHGLERIAIVDWDVHHGNGTQAAFYWTDRVFFVSIHQWPLYPGTGRADEIGEGPGRGYTLNIPLPPRSDDAAYLRAFDEQIEPRLRTYRPELLLVSAGYDAHYADPLAAMAVTEQGFGAMAGRVLAWAHEWCNGRLVLVLEGGYNLSALASSVAATLDVLDGGA; from the coding sequence GTGACGACCTACAGCCTGACCGCGCTGGTAACGTCGCGGATCTTCCTCGAGCACGAGACCGGTGATCACCCCGAACGCCCGGAACGCCTGGAGGCGATCTTTCGCTATCTGGAACGGACAGGGCGGCTGGACGATCGCCGGGTGATCGAGCCCGATCCAGCCGACGAGGAGACGATCGCGCTCGTGCACGACCGCGCCTACATCGAGGAACTGCGTGCCTTCGCTGCCCGTGGTGGTGGCTGGTTGGATGCCGATACTGTCGTTTCTCCTCGCTCCTTCGAGGTGGCACGACTCGCTGTCGGCGCGGCGGTCCACGCGGTCGATCTCGTGCTCCGGGGTGAAGTGCCTCGCGCCTTCGCGCTCGTTCGGCCGCCGGGCCATCATGCCGAACCCGATCGAGGTATGGGGTTCTGCCTGTTCAACAATATCGCCGTCGCTGCGGCGTGGGCGCTCCAGCATCATGGGCTCGAGCGGATCGCGATCGTCGATTGGGACGTCCACCACGGCAATGGGACGCAAGCAGCGTTCTACTGGACCGACCGTGTCTTCTTCGTGTCGATCCACCAGTGGCCGCTCTATCCGGGTACCGGGCGCGCCGACGAGATCGGCGAGGGACCAGGGCGCGGCTACACGCTGAACATCCCCTTGCCGCCCCGGAGCGACGATGCGGCGTATCTCCGCGCGTTCGATGAGCAGATCGAGCCACGGCTGCGGACGTACCGCCCGGAACTCCTGCTCGTCTCGGCTGGCTACGATGCGCACTACGCCGATCCGCTCGCAGCGATGGCGGTGACGGAACAGGGATTCGGAGCGATGGCAGGACGCGTGCTCGCCTGGGCACACGAATGGTGCAACGGTCGGCTCGTGCTCGTCCTCGAGGGCGGTTACAATCTGAGCGCGCTGGCATCCAGTGTCGCCGCGACGCTGGATGTGCTGGATGGCGGAGCCTAG
- a CDS encoding C40 family peptidase codes for MGKTRLPARLVSACLVILAVASIFSPVSAANGLTPGVLGQVTGTNGDGVNVRSAPGLGASRVGGLPDGTRVRVVEGPQGASDGSSWYKVQADGVEGWVIADYLAPAVPAAGDTVQVTGTDGHGLRVRAAASLDSAVLAIMPEGGRAEVTGAVVADGSGTEWVPLRYDGIDGFAVRAYLVVVDSSSGAASSPLVVEVRQVADKPQIQAGGNVEVVNTDGQGLNIRYGAGYDQPVATVAPEGTVMRVIGGPQTDSQGIIWWQVDYRGIQGWAHGGYLAPSDRAPESVDAIPAESNADEGQQGVPATPPPPSSVGEQIVATAMQYLGRPYVWGGTTPAGFDCSGFVYFVVNEVIGGGFPRSLEAQAVSGVYVDPDHLQPGDLVFFQNTYKWGLSHVGIYIGNGRFIHAENYATGVTISDVWGGYYGPRYYTARRIVP; via the coding sequence TTGGGAAAGACACGACTTCCAGCTCGACTGGTTTCGGCGTGTCTGGTCATCCTCGCTGTCGCCTCGATCTTTTCCCCAGTATCAGCTGCGAACGGTCTCACTCCTGGCGTGCTCGGCCAGGTGACTGGAACGAACGGTGACGGCGTCAACGTTCGGTCGGCGCCGGGTTTGGGCGCCTCGCGAGTCGGTGGTCTGCCAGACGGTACACGCGTTCGGGTCGTCGAAGGGCCGCAGGGCGCGTCCGATGGCTCTTCCTGGTACAAGGTGCAGGCTGACGGTGTGGAAGGATGGGTCATCGCCGACTATCTGGCTCCAGCCGTTCCGGCTGCGGGTGATACCGTGCAAGTGACCGGCACCGACGGGCACGGGCTGCGTGTGCGTGCCGCGGCCAGCCTCGACAGCGCCGTTCTCGCTATCATGCCGGAAGGCGGTCGGGCTGAGGTCACGGGCGCCGTCGTCGCTGACGGTTCCGGCACCGAATGGGTGCCGCTCCGCTACGACGGTATCGATGGGTTCGCGGTGCGGGCCTATCTCGTGGTGGTGGATAGCAGCTCCGGTGCGGCGAGCAGTCCGCTGGTCGTCGAGGTACGTCAGGTGGCCGACAAGCCTCAGATCCAGGCCGGTGGGAACGTCGAGGTGGTGAATACCGACGGACAAGGGCTCAACATCCGGTACGGTGCGGGGTACGACCAGCCGGTCGCGACCGTGGCTCCCGAGGGAACGGTGATGCGAGTGATCGGCGGACCGCAGACGGATAGCCAGGGCATCATCTGGTGGCAGGTCGACTACCGCGGTATCCAGGGCTGGGCTCACGGTGGCTATCTGGCACCGAGCGATCGTGCTCCGGAATCGGTCGACGCGATTCCGGCCGAATCGAATGCCGACGAGGGGCAGCAGGGGGTGCCGGCGACACCCCCGCCACCCAGCTCGGTGGGTGAGCAGATCGTCGCGACGGCGATGCAGTATCTCGGGCGACCCTACGTCTGGGGTGGAACGACGCCGGCTGGTTTCGACTGCTCCGGGTTCGTCTATTTCGTCGTCAACGAGGTGATCGGCGGCGGCTTCCCGCGTAGTCTCGAGGCTCAGGCCGTGAGCGGCGTGTATGTCGATCCTGACCACCTGCAACCGGGTGACCTCGTCTTCTTCCAGAACACATACAAGTGGGGTCTCTCGCACGTCGGTATCTACATCGGTAACGGGCGTTTCATCCACGCGGAGAACTACGCGACCGGCGTGACCATCAGCGACGTGTGGGGAGGCTATTACGGGCCACGCTACTATACGGCACGGCGCATCGTCCCCTGA
- a CDS encoding inositol monophosphatase family protein — translation MATIRNVAVAAALAAGRLLREHVGRVREIRYKGAVNLVTEIDIASERLIVEAIRSAFPDHAFLTEEGSGRDGLEAPALWVIDPLDGTTNFAHGYPMFCVSIAFLRNGRPELGVIYQPLLDELFLAERGTGAFLNGERIRVSTHRELRSALLATGFPYDLERRRQALAAFARFTLTARAVRRDGSAALNLAYVAAGRFDGFWEQELSPWDTAAGVLLVEEAGGTVTDYDGKPYSFLQGTCVASNGLIHQAMLGLIAGNDEGAA, via the coding sequence ATGGCGACGATCCGGAATGTCGCGGTCGCGGCCGCACTGGCGGCAGGGCGACTCCTCCGCGAACACGTCGGGCGCGTCCGCGAGATCCGCTACAAAGGCGCGGTGAATCTCGTGACCGAGATCGACATCGCGAGCGAGCGACTGATCGTCGAGGCGATCCGCTCGGCTTTCCCCGATCATGCTTTCCTGACCGAGGAGGGGAGCGGGCGCGACGGGCTCGAGGCGCCTGCGCTCTGGGTCATCGATCCCCTGGACGGCACGACCAATTTCGCGCACGGCTACCCGATGTTCTGCGTCTCCATCGCTTTCCTGCGCAACGGCCGTCCGGAGCTCGGCGTGATCTACCAACCGCTACTCGACGAGCTCTTCCTCGCTGAGCGCGGTACCGGCGCGTTCCTCAACGGCGAGCGGATCCGTGTCTCGACGCACCGAGAGCTGCGCAGCGCACTGCTGGCAACCGGATTCCCCTACGATCTCGAGCGACGTCGCCAGGCGCTGGCCGCGTTCGCACGCTTCACACTGACGGCGCGTGCGGTGCGGCGCGACGGGAGCGCCGCCTTGAATCTCGCTTACGTCGCGGCTGGCCGTTTCGACGGATTTTGGGAGCAGGAGCTCTCCCCGTGGGATACGGCGGCTGGGGTGCTGCTCGTCGAGGAAGCTGGTGGCACAGTCACGGACTACGATGGCAAGCCCTACAGCTTCTTGCAAGGTACGTGTGTGGCTTCGAACGGACTGATCCACCAGGCGATGCTCGGGCTCATTGCCGGTAACGACGAGGGGGCAGCGTGA
- the hisA gene encoding 1-(5-phosphoribosyl)-5-[(5-phosphoribosylamino)methylideneamino]imidazole-4-carboxamide isomerase: MIVIPAVDIRAGRCVRLLQGDFARETVYADDPVAMARHWADLGAPWLHVVDLDGARTGQPVQLELVSAIVRAVPGVSVQAGGGVRSLEAIERLLALGVARVVIGTVALEQPELVAQAIDRFGADQLVVAIDSRDGWVATRGWETMAPVRAETVAQQMASVGVRRILATDIARDGTMTCPNVELMARLARSGVTVIASGGVGRYEDLVALAGISGVEAAIVGRALYEGRWCPQRATDWVVGGAG; the protein is encoded by the coding sequence GTGATCGTTATCCCAGCCGTCGATATTCGAGCAGGGCGGTGCGTCCGTCTCCTCCAGGGTGATTTCGCGCGCGAGACCGTCTACGCGGACGACCCGGTCGCGATGGCGCGCCACTGGGCGGATCTCGGGGCGCCCTGGCTCCACGTCGTCGATCTCGACGGTGCGCGGACCGGGCAGCCGGTGCAGCTCGAGCTGGTCAGCGCGATCGTTCGCGCCGTGCCGGGTGTTTCGGTGCAGGCCGGTGGAGGCGTGCGGTCGCTGGAAGCGATCGAGCGGTTGCTCGCCCTCGGTGTTGCCCGCGTCGTGATCGGGACCGTGGCACTGGAGCAGCCGGAACTCGTTGCCCAGGCGATCGACCGTTTCGGGGCCGACCAGCTGGTCGTCGCGATCGACTCGCGCGACGGTTGGGTCGCCACTCGCGGCTGGGAAACGATGGCACCGGTCCGTGCCGAAACTGTGGCGCAGCAGATGGCGAGCGTTGGAGTGCGGCGGATTCTCGCGACCGATATTGCACGAGACGGAACCATGACCTGTCCGAACGTGGAGCTCATGGCGCGTCTCGCGCGAAGTGGTGTGACAGTGATCGCGTCAGGAGGCGTGGGCCGGTACGAGGACCTCGTCGCACTGGCGGGGATCTCGGGCGTGGAGGCGGCGATCGTCGGCCGGGCACTGTACGAGGGTCGGTGGTGCCCGCAACGCGCAACGGACTGGGTCGTCGGAGGAGCTGGTTGA
- the tsaB gene encoding tRNA (adenosine(37)-N6)-threonylcarbamoyltransferase complex dimerization subunit type 1 TsaB, producing the protein MARNGRLLLALDTGGERVALALYDGQIVGEFTYDAGREHTATVLPAIQHLLRANRRRVEEIGAVAVTTGPGSFNGLRVGMSIAKALCYALDVPLFGVLTLDALAYPHTALGFPIRAFVPAGRGRVVYADYRRAGAQWTRESILRSARLDELTMGLIARTVLAGPLAPEHEEIVRRHPSVILPVPSLRELRPAWVAELAYRRWRAGESDPVAALEPIYVHGGGSATVPSVQLPESYDARSGQE; encoded by the coding sequence GTGGCACGAAACGGCCGGCTGCTCCTAGCGCTTGACACAGGGGGCGAACGAGTCGCGCTCGCACTGTATGACGGGCAGATCGTCGGGGAGTTCACCTACGATGCCGGTCGCGAGCACACCGCGACCGTGTTACCGGCTATTCAGCACCTTCTCAGAGCGAACCGACGACGTGTCGAGGAAATCGGTGCGGTGGCTGTCACGACCGGTCCGGGGAGCTTCAATGGCCTGCGCGTTGGAATGAGTATCGCCAAGGCACTGTGTTACGCGCTGGATGTTCCGTTGTTCGGCGTGTTGACGCTCGATGCGCTCGCCTACCCGCATACCGCGCTCGGCTTTCCGATCCGGGCATTCGTTCCGGCGGGACGTGGACGGGTCGTCTACGCAGACTATCGTCGTGCCGGCGCACAGTGGACGCGCGAATCGATCTTGCGCTCGGCACGTCTCGACGAGCTGACGATGGGCCTGATCGCCCGCACGGTGCTCGCCGGTCCACTGGCGCCGGAGCATGAGGAGATCGTGCGGCGACATCCGTCGGTCATCCTGCCGGTTCCGTCCTTGCGCGAGTTGCGTCCTGCCTGGGTGGCCGAGCTCGCCTATCGGCGGTGGCGTGCTGGCGAAAGCGACCCGGTCGCTGCGTTGGAACCGATCTACGTTCACGGGGGCGGGTCGGCAACGGTTCCTTCGGTACAATTGCCGGAGAGCTACGACGCGCGGTCCGGTCAGGAGTGA